In Enterobacter cloacae, the following are encoded in one genomic region:
- a CDS encoding diguanylate phosphodiesterase produces the protein MQNAQTIIKNYRRKRVIVCVTVALLTLILTLGIRFVSQRNANQERILDFASYTVRSLDNVLLSLERRRNLLQTLVGEPCPQVHLVLRKQAAILQTVRSIALIKDGILYCSSIFGSRNVLVRDFQPVLPASKPKLILSTDQWLLKGSPILIQWTPISPSGEDGVMEIVNIDLITRMILEPQTPLITDVVLTVGDHYLRYGQQVTETLSFDDGDSLLEKASTHYPFSITVSGPGPGEMALINLPTQLPLGLMLSLLLGYIAWLATARRMSFTWEINMGIAAREFELFCQPLVNARTQDCIGVEILLRWHNPRQGWISPEVFIPLAEEHNLIVPLTRYVITETVRQIGYFPASNSFQIGINVAASHFRRATLLQDLNRAWFSAKPTQQLIIELTERDDLLDVDYRIVRELHREGVKLAIDDFGTGNSSLSWLEKLHPDVLKIDKSFTTAIGTDAVNSTVTDIIIALGQRLNIELVAEGVETEEQSRYLRRHGVHNLQGFFYARPMPLREFPKWLAESSPPPAHHNGHIVPLMPLR, from the coding sequence ATGCAAAATGCACAAACGATCATTAAAAACTATCGCCGAAAACGCGTTATCGTCTGTGTGACGGTTGCGCTCCTTACGCTCATCCTGACGTTAGGTATTCGTTTTGTTTCACAGCGTAATGCCAATCAGGAGCGGATCCTCGATTTTGCCAGCTATACCGTTCGCTCTCTCGATAACGTGCTGCTTTCATTAGAACGCCGCCGGAATCTTCTGCAAACGCTGGTGGGTGAACCTTGCCCGCAGGTGCATCTGGTTTTGCGAAAACAGGCCGCCATTTTGCAGACCGTTCGCTCCATCGCGCTGATTAAAGACGGGATCCTGTACTGCTCCAGTATTTTCGGCAGCCGTAATGTCCTCGTGCGTGATTTTCAACCGGTCTTACCTGCCAGTAAGCCAAAACTGATTTTGTCGACCGACCAGTGGCTGCTCAAAGGCAGCCCCATTCTGATTCAGTGGACCCCGATTTCCCCGAGCGGTGAAGATGGCGTGATGGAGATCGTCAATATTGATCTCATCACCAGAATGATACTCGAGCCACAGACCCCGCTGATTACCGACGTGGTGCTGACCGTGGGCGATCATTATCTGCGCTATGGTCAACAGGTCACGGAAACCCTGAGCTTTGATGACGGAGATTCGCTTCTGGAGAAGGCGTCGACACACTATCCCTTCTCCATTACGGTCAGCGGGCCAGGCCCTGGTGAAATGGCGTTAATCAACCTGCCAACGCAGTTACCGCTGGGGTTAATGCTGAGCCTGCTGCTGGGCTATATCGCCTGGCTGGCAACCGCGCGCCGCATGAGCTTCACGTGGGAAATTAACATGGGGATCGCGGCACGGGAATTTGAACTTTTTTGCCAGCCGCTGGTGAATGCCCGTACCCAGGACTGCATCGGCGTCGAGATCCTGTTGCGCTGGCATAACCCGCGACAGGGCTGGATCTCACCGGAAGTGTTTATTCCCCTGGCAGAAGAACATAACCTGATTGTTCCTCTGACACGCTACGTCATCACGGAGACCGTGCGTCAGATTGGTTATTTTCCGGCCTCAAACAGTTTTCAGATCGGGATAAATGTGGCTGCCAGCCACTTCCGCCGCGCCACCCTGTTGCAGGATCTGAACCGCGCCTGGTTCAGCGCAAAACCCACTCAACAGCTGATTATTGAACTGACCGAACGCGACGACCTGCTCGACGTCGATTACCGCATTGTTCGGGAGCTGCATCGCGAAGGCGTGAAACTGGCGATTGATGATTTTGGTACCGGGAACAGTTCACTTTCCTGGCTCGAAAAACTCCATCCTGACGTGTTGAAAATTGACAAATCATTCACCACGGCAATTGGTACCGATGCCGTGAACTCGACGGTAACGGACATTATTATTGCGCTGGGTCAGCGGTTGAATATTGAGCTGGTTGCGGAAGGGGTCGAAACAGAGGAACAGTCGCGGTATTTACGCCGACACGGCGTGCATAACCTGCAGGGATTTTTTTATGCGCGACCAATGCCGCTACGGGAATTTCCAAAATGGCTGGCGGAGAGTTCCCCCCCGCCAGCGCACCACAATGGACACATCGTGCCCTTAATGCCGTTGCGTTAA
- a CDS encoding 23S rRNA (guanine(745)-N(1))-methyltransferase, with translation MSFSCPLCHARLTRSEKSFTCPQGHQFDMAKEGYVNLLPVQHKRSRDPGDSADMMQARRAFLDAGHYQPLRDTVAQMLGDNLADNACAVLDIGCGEGYYTATFAEVAGEKGAETYGLDVSKVAIRAAAKRYSAVTFCVASSHRLPFDDTSMDAVVRIYAPCKAEELARVVKPGGWVITVTPGPRHLMELKGLIYDEVRLHAPHSEQLAGFTLKQEQSVAYEMNLKGDEAVALLQMTPFAWRAKPEVWETLAQQTEFRCQTDFSIHCWQREV, from the coding sequence ATGTCTTTCAGCTGTCCCCTTTGCCACGCGCGGTTGACGCGCTCTGAGAAAAGTTTTACCTGTCCACAGGGGCACCAGTTTGATATGGCGAAAGAAGGGTACGTGAATCTTCTGCCCGTGCAACATAAACGCTCCCGCGACCCGGGAGACAGCGCTGACATGATGCAGGCGCGTCGCGCGTTTCTTGATGCCGGGCACTATCAGCCGCTCAGGGATACCGTTGCGCAGATGCTGGGTGATAACCTGGCTGACAATGCCTGTGCCGTGCTGGATATCGGCTGTGGCGAAGGTTACTACACGGCAACGTTTGCAGAGGTTGCGGGTGAAAAGGGGGCCGAAACATACGGTCTGGATGTGTCGAAAGTGGCTATTCGCGCAGCGGCAAAGCGCTATTCTGCGGTGACGTTCTGTGTGGCATCCAGCCACCGGTTGCCGTTTGACGATACCAGCATGGATGCGGTTGTGCGTATCTATGCACCCTGTAAGGCAGAGGAGCTGGCACGCGTCGTGAAACCGGGTGGATGGGTTATCACCGTCACGCCTGGCCCACGTCATCTGATGGAACTGAAAGGGTTGATCTACGATGAAGTGCGCCTGCATGCGCCTCACTCAGAGCAACTGGCGGGCTTTACGCTGAAACAGGAACAGTCTGTGGCGTATGAAATGAACCTGAAAGGGGATGAGGCCGTGGCGTTGTTGCAAATGACGCCGTTTGCGTGGCGGGCCAAACCCGAGGTGTGGGAAACGTTGGCACAACAGACAGAGTTTCGCTGCCAGACGGATTTCAGTATCCATTGCTGGCAGCGCGAAGTTTAA
- a CDS encoding PTS mannose transporter subunit EIIAB: MTIAIVIGTHGWAAEQLIKTAEMLLGEQENVGWIDFVPGENAETLIVKYTAQLEKLDTSKGVLFLVDTWGGSPFNAASRIVVDKEHYEVVAGVNIPMLVETFMARDDNPSFDELVALAVETGREGVKALKAQPVEKPAPAAVAPKAAEPAKPMGPNDYMVIGLARIDDRLIHGQVATRWTKETNVRRIIVVSDEVAADTVRKTLLTQVAPPGVTAHVVDVAKMIRVYNNPKYAGERVMLLFTNPTDVERIVEGGVKITSVNIGGMAFRQGKTQVNNAISVDEKDIEAFNKLNARGIELEARKVSTDQKLKMMDLIGKVGK; encoded by the coding sequence GTGACCATTGCTATTGTCATAGGCACACATGGTTGGGCTGCAGAGCAGTTAATCAAGACGGCAGAGATGCTGTTGGGCGAGCAGGAAAACGTCGGCTGGATCGATTTCGTTCCGGGTGAAAATGCCGAAACGTTGATTGTGAAGTACACCGCTCAACTTGAGAAGCTGGATACCAGCAAAGGCGTGCTGTTTCTCGTTGATACATGGGGCGGCAGTCCGTTTAACGCTGCCAGCCGCATTGTCGTCGATAAAGAGCATTACGAAGTCGTCGCCGGGGTGAACATTCCTATGCTGGTGGAAACCTTCATGGCGCGTGACGATAACCCGAGCTTCGATGAGCTGGTCGCACTGGCTGTCGAGACGGGTCGCGAAGGCGTGAAAGCGCTGAAAGCACAACCGGTTGAAAAACCTGCACCTGCTGCCGTGGCACCAAAGGCCGCAGAACCTGCAAAACCAATGGGCCCGAACGATTATATGGTCATTGGCCTTGCACGTATCGATGACCGTCTGATCCACGGCCAGGTCGCTACGCGCTGGACCAAAGAAACCAACGTTCGCCGCATTATCGTCGTCAGCGACGAAGTGGCCGCCGACACCGTACGTAAAACCCTTCTGACCCAGGTTGCACCACCGGGCGTGACCGCGCACGTTGTGGATGTCGCTAAAATGATCCGCGTTTATAACAACCCGAAATATGCGGGTGAGCGCGTGATGCTTCTGTTCACAAACCCGACAGACGTCGAGCGCATTGTTGAAGGCGGCGTGAAAATCACCTCCGTTAACATTGGTGGTATGGCTTTCCGTCAGGGCAAAACGCAGGTCAACAACGCGATTTCAGTCGATGAAAAAGATATCGAAGCATTCAACAAGCTGAATGCACGCGGTATTGAGCTGGAAGCCCGTAAGGTTTCCACAGATCAGAAACTGAAAATGATGGATTTGATCGGCAAAGTGGGGAAATAA
- a CDS encoding PTS mannose transporter subunit IID: MVDMTKNTTEKKLTPGDIRGVFIRSNLFQGSWNFERMQALGFCFSMVPAIKRLYPENNEARRQAIKRHLEFFNTHPYVAAPVLGVTLAMEEQRANGAEIDDGAINGIKVGLMGPLAGVGDPIFWGTVRPVFAALGAGIAMSGSLLGPLLFFILFNAVRLLTRYYGVAYGYRKGVDIVKDMGGGFLQKLTEGASILGLFVMGALVNKWTHVNIPLVVSTITGQDGQTRVTTVQTILDQLMPGLVPLLLTFACMWLLRKKVNPLWIIVGFFIIGIVGYAVGLLGL, encoded by the coding sequence ATGGTTGATATGACAAAAAATACCACTGAGAAAAAACTCACTCCGGGTGATATTCGTGGCGTGTTCATCCGTTCTAACCTGTTTCAGGGTTCATGGAACTTCGAACGTATGCAGGCGCTGGGCTTCTGTTTCTCTATGGTACCGGCCATCAAACGCCTGTATCCAGAGAACAACGAAGCACGTCGTCAGGCGATTAAGCGTCACCTGGAATTCTTCAACACCCACCCTTACGTTGCGGCCCCAGTTCTGGGTGTAACGCTGGCAATGGAAGAGCAGCGTGCAAACGGCGCAGAGATTGACGATGGTGCGATAAACGGTATCAAAGTTGGTCTGATGGGGCCGCTGGCAGGCGTCGGCGACCCTATCTTCTGGGGTACGGTTCGTCCGGTATTTGCGGCACTGGGTGCCGGTATCGCGATGAGCGGCAGCCTGCTCGGCCCTCTGCTGTTCTTCATCCTGTTCAACGCAGTTCGTCTGCTGACCCGTTACTACGGCGTAGCTTATGGCTACCGTAAAGGTGTGGACATCGTTAAGGACATGGGCGGTGGCTTCCTGCAAAAACTGACTGAGGGGGCGTCAATCCTCGGCCTGTTTGTCATGGGGGCACTGGTTAACAAATGGACGCACGTGAACATCCCGCTGGTGGTGTCGACCATTACCGGTCAGGATGGACAAACCCGCGTGACCACCGTGCAGACCATCCTGGATCAGTTGATGCCGGGTCTGGTGCCGCTGCTGCTGACCTTCGCCTGCATGTGGTTACTGCGTAAGAAAGTTAACCCACTGTGGATCATCGTTGGCTTCTTCATCATCGGTATCGTAGGCTACGCTGTCGGCCTGCTGGGTCTGTAA
- the nudL gene encoding putative Nudix hydrolase NudL, which translates to MEKENLTLDDFLSRFQLLRPQVSRETLNRRQAAVLIPVVRREQPGLLLTQRSPHLRKHAGQVAFPGGAVDSTDASLIAAALREAQEEVAIPPEVVEIIGVLPPVDSVTGFQVTPVVGIIPPDLQYHASVDEVSAVFEMPLEEALRLGRYHPLDIQRRGHAHRVWLSWYQHYFVWGMTAGIIRELALQIGLKP; encoded by the coding sequence GTGGAGAAAGAGAACCTGACGCTGGATGATTTTCTGTCGCGTTTCCAGCTTTTGCGCCCACAGGTGAGCCGAGAAACCCTGAATCGCCGTCAGGCCGCGGTGCTTATCCCGGTGGTGCGCCGCGAACAGCCCGGTTTACTGCTGACACAGCGTTCACCGCACTTGCGCAAACACGCCGGTCAGGTTGCTTTCCCGGGGGGGGCTGTCGACAGTACCGACGCTTCGTTGATTGCTGCCGCACTGCGTGAAGCACAGGAAGAGGTCGCGATCCCACCGGAGGTCGTCGAGATCATTGGTGTTCTGCCGCCAGTCGACAGTGTCACCGGTTTTCAGGTCACGCCGGTCGTCGGCATTATCCCCCCTGATCTTCAGTATCATGCCAGCGTCGATGAAGTCTCTGCGGTGTTTGAAATGCCGCTGGAAGAGGCTCTTCGTCTCGGGCGCTATCACCCTCTGGACATTCAGCGACGAGGTCATGCACACCGGGTCTGGTTGTCCTGGTATCAGCATTATTTTGTCTGGGGCATGACGGCAGGCATCATTCGTGAACTGGCGCTGCAAATCGGCCTGAAGCCTTGA
- the cspC gene encoding cold shock-like protein CspC produces the protein MAKIKGQVKWFNESKGFGFITPADGSKDVFVHFSAIQGNGFKTLAEGQNVEFEIQDGQKGPAAVNVTAI, from the coding sequence ATGGCAAAGATTAAAGGTCAAGTTAAGTGGTTCAACGAGTCTAAAGGTTTTGGTTTCATTACTCCTGCTGACGGCAGCAAAGACGTGTTCGTACACTTCTCTGCAATCCAGGGTAACGGCTTCAAAACTCTGGCTGAAGGCCAGAACGTTGAGTTCGAAATTCAGGACGGCCAGAAAGGCCCAGCTGCAGTTAACGTAACTGCTATCTGA
- a CDS encoding L-serine ammonia-lyase, whose product MISIFDMFKVGIGPSSSHTVGPMKAGKQFVDDLVEKGLLESVTRVAVDVYGSLSLTGKGHHTDIAIIMGLAGNMPDTVDIDAIPAFIRDVETRGRLLLANGQREVDFPQDDGMRFRSDNLPLHENGMTIHAFNGEKEIYSKTYYSIGGGFIVDEEHFGKESVGDVSVPYPFKSATEMLGYCKESGLSLSGMVMQNELALHSKKEIEDYFANVWQTMRACIDRGMNTEGVLPGPLRVPRRASALRRMLVTTDKFSNDPMNVVDWVNMFALAVNEENAAGGRVVTAPTNGACGIVPAVLAYYDHFIEPVSPDIYIRYFLAAGAIGALYKMNASISGAEVGCQGEVGVACSMAAAGLAELLGASPEQVCVAAEIGMEHNLGLTCDPVAGQVQVPCIERNAIASVKAINASRMAMRRTSEPRVSLDKVIETMYETGKDMNAKYRETSRGGLAIKVQCD is encoded by the coding sequence GTGATTAGTATATTCGACATGTTCAAAGTGGGAATTGGCCCTTCGTCTTCCCATACTGTAGGCCCGATGAAGGCCGGTAAACAGTTCGTCGATGATCTGGTCGAAAAAGGATTACTGGAAAGCGTTACCCGTGTTGCCGTGGATGTTTACGGCTCGCTGTCATTAACGGGTAAAGGCCACCACACCGATATCGCCATTATTATGGGTCTGGCGGGCAACATGCCGGACACCGTTGATATTGATGCCATTCCGGCATTCATCCGCGACGTGGAAACGCGCGGTCGCCTGCTGCTGGCAAACGGCCAGCGCGAAGTGGATTTCCCGCAGGATGATGGCATGCGTTTTCGCAGCGACAACCTGCCGCTGCACGAAAACGGGATGACCATCCACGCGTTTAACGGCGAAAAAGAGATTTACAGCAAAACCTACTACTCCATTGGCGGTGGCTTCATTGTTGATGAAGAGCACTTTGGCAAAGAGAGCGTGGGCGACGTCAGCGTGCCGTATCCGTTTAAATCGGCCACCGAGATGCTGGGTTATTGCAAAGAGAGCGGCCTGTCGCTTTCCGGCATGGTGATGCAAAACGAACTGGCACTGCACAGCAAAAAAGAAATTGAAGACTATTTTGCTAACGTGTGGCAGACCATGCGCGCCTGTATCGACCGCGGTATGAACACCGAAGGTGTGTTACCTGGGCCACTGCGCGTGCCGCGTCGTGCCTCTGCGCTGCGTCGTATGCTGGTGACAACGGACAAATTCTCCAACGACCCTATGAACGTGGTCGACTGGGTGAACATGTTTGCCCTTGCGGTTAACGAAGAAAACGCCGCCGGTGGCCGTGTGGTAACTGCGCCTACCAACGGCGCATGCGGTATCGTTCCGGCGGTACTGGCCTATTACGATCACTTTATTGAGCCTGTCAGCCCGGATATTTACATCCGTTACTTCCTGGCAGCGGGTGCGATTGGCGCGCTGTACAAAATGAACGCATCCATCTCTGGCGCAGAAGTCGGCTGCCAGGGCGAAGTGGGCGTGGCGTGTTCTATGGCAGCAGCTGGCCTTGCAGAACTGCTGGGTGCAAGCCCGGAGCAGGTCTGTGTGGCGGCGGAAATCGGTATGGAACATAACCTCGGTCTGACCTGCGACCCGGTTGCAGGCCAGGTACAGGTACCGTGTATTGAGCGTAACGCTATTGCCTCAGTGAAAGCGATCAACGCCTCTCGTATGGCAATGCGCCGTACCAGCGAACCTCGCGTATCGCTGGATAAGGTTATCGAAACCATGTACGAAACCGGCAAGGACATGAACGCGAAGTATCGCGAAACGTCACGCGGTGGTCTGGCCATTAAGGTGCAGTGCGACTAA
- a CDS encoding cell division protein FtsI, with product MKKKTIPTTGNFTPVRFALLCFAIFCSLAFLLGRVAWLQIVKPDNLVKQEDMRSLREVEIDAPRGMIVDREGRPLAVSVPVRAVWADPKTVLAKGGVGFDDRWQALANALHLSLGTLSSRINNNPQGRFIYLARQVDPSQAQWIDKLNLPGINLRDESRRFYPAGHIAANLIGFTNIDGQGIEGVEKSFNTQLMGKAGVRQVREDRYGRVVENLTEISPVPAHTIQLSIDERLQTITEDALDNAVAWNKAESGASVLINIQTGEILAMASYPDFNPNNREGATLNDFRNRAISDTFEPGSTVKPLVLMTALQQGLVQPDSVIDTHPYTLDGHRIRDVGYYPELTMTGILQKSSDTGVSRLSLAMPIQHLLDTYRNFGFGTNTGLGLTGESSGLLPQRKFWSQLDRATFAFGYGLMVTPLQLAHVYATIGSYGLERPLSITRIDPPVIGHRVMPEEIAHEVEHMMESVALPGGGGIKAAVRDYRVAVKTGTAKKIGDDGKYVDKYVAYTAGVAPASDPHFALVVVINDPKNGDYYGGAVSAPVFSEIMGNVLRLENVKPDGLAADSDHLIVMR from the coding sequence GTGAAAAAGAAAACGATACCGACCACCGGAAATTTTACCCCGGTGCGTTTTGCTCTGCTGTGTTTTGCCATTTTTTGTAGTCTGGCGTTTTTGCTGGGACGTGTTGCCTGGCTACAAATTGTTAAACCAGACAATCTGGTTAAGCAGGAAGACATGCGTTCGCTGCGTGAAGTCGAGATCGACGCCCCGCGTGGGATGATTGTCGATCGCGAGGGGCGACCACTGGCGGTGAGTGTGCCGGTCAGGGCCGTATGGGCTGACCCAAAAACGGTGCTGGCAAAAGGCGGTGTAGGTTTTGATGATCGCTGGCAGGCTCTGGCGAATGCGTTGCATCTCTCTCTTGGCACGCTTTCATCGCGGATTAACAACAACCCGCAGGGGCGATTTATCTACCTCGCGCGCCAGGTCGATCCTTCTCAGGCACAGTGGATAGATAAGCTGAATTTACCGGGTATTAATTTACGCGATGAGTCCCGTCGTTTTTATCCGGCCGGACACATTGCGGCGAACCTTATTGGTTTCACCAATATTGATGGGCAGGGTATTGAAGGTGTAGAGAAAAGTTTTAACACTCAACTTATGGGTAAGGCGGGGGTGAGACAGGTAAGGGAAGACCGTTACGGACGGGTGGTTGAGAACCTGACCGAAATTTCACCCGTCCCTGCACATACTATCCAGCTGAGTATTGATGAACGCCTGCAAACCATCACTGAAGATGCACTCGATAATGCAGTGGCATGGAATAAAGCTGAGTCGGGCGCATCGGTTTTAATTAATATCCAGACGGGTGAAATTCTCGCGATGGCGAGCTACCCGGATTTTAACCCGAATAATCGTGAAGGGGCGACGTTAAACGATTTTCGCAATCGTGCGATTAGCGATACCTTCGAACCTGGCTCGACCGTCAAGCCGCTCGTGCTCATGACCGCATTACAGCAGGGGCTGGTGCAGCCGGACAGCGTAATCGACACTCATCCGTATACGCTTGATGGTCACCGTATCCGCGACGTCGGCTACTATCCCGAACTGACAATGACCGGGATCCTGCAAAAATCGAGCGATACCGGCGTATCTCGCCTCTCTCTCGCCATGCCAATTCAGCATCTGCTTGATACCTACAGAAATTTTGGATTTGGCACCAATACCGGACTGGGTCTGACGGGAGAAAGCTCAGGGCTATTACCACAGCGCAAGTTCTGGAGCCAGCTTGACAGGGCTACCTTCGCTTTTGGCTACGGCTTAATGGTGACACCGCTTCAGCTGGCGCATGTCTACGCGACCATCGGCAGCTATGGCCTTGAGCGTCCCCTCTCGATCACCCGCATCGATCCACCGGTTATCGGGCACAGAGTGATGCCGGAAGAGATTGCTCATGAAGTGGAACACATGATGGAGAGCGTTGCGCTACCTGGCGGCGGCGGCATAAAGGCGGCTGTTCGCGACTATCGTGTCGCGGTTAAAACCGGTACGGCGAAAAAAATTGGTGATGACGGCAAGTATGTTGATAAGTATGTCGCCTATACTGCCGGCGTTGCGCCAGCCAGCGATCCACATTTTGCACTGGTGGTGGTGATCAACGATCCGAAAAACGGGGATTACTACGGTGGTGCCGTTTCCGCACCCGTTTTCAGCGAGATTATGGGTAACGTTCTGCGTCTGGAAAATGTTAAACCTGACGGCTTAGCGGCGGACTCAGATCACCTTATCGTTATGCGTTAA
- a CDS encoding UPF0266 membrane protein, with protein sequence MTVTDIVLVLFIVALLAYAIYDEFIMPHRHGETLLSLPLLRRGRVDAFIFAGLIVILIYNNVTSHGAILTTWLLCALALMAIYLFWIRTPKVIFKSRGFFFANVWVEYNRISEMNLSEDGVLVMQLEQRRLLIRVKNIDDLEKIYKLLVKTQ encoded by the coding sequence ATGACTGTCACGGACATCGTACTGGTTTTGTTTATTGTTGCCCTTCTGGCTTACGCTATCTATGACGAGTTCATCATGCCCCACCGCCACGGCGAAACGCTGCTCTCCCTGCCCCTTTTACGCCGCGGACGCGTTGATGCGTTTATCTTCGCGGGTCTGATAGTCATTCTGATTTACAATAATGTCACCAGCCACGGTGCAATATTAACCACATGGTTATTATGTGCGCTGGCATTAATGGCGATTTATCTGTTCTGGATCCGCACACCCAAAGTCATTTTTAAAAGCCGTGGCTTTTTCTTCGCCAATGTATGGGTAGAATATAACCGCATCAGCGAGATGAATTTATCGGAAGATGGTGTGCTGGTAATGCAATTAGAACAACGCCGCCTGCTTATCCGGGTCAAAAACATTGACGACCTGGAAAAAATATACAAATTACTCGTTAAAACTCAATGA
- the mntP gene encoding putative manganese efflux pump MntP: protein MNISATVLLAFGMSMDAFAASIGKGATLHKPKFSEALRTGLIFGAIETLTPLIGWGLGMLASQFVLEWNHWIAFVLLVFLGGRMIIEGLRGNSDDDEEPLHRHGFWLLVTTAIATSLDAMAVGVGLAFLQVNIIATALAIGCATLIMSTLGIMVGRFIGPLLGKRAEILGGIVLIGIGAQILWAHFAG, encoded by the coding sequence ATGAATATCTCTGCAACTGTTCTTCTTGCCTTCGGCATGTCTATGGATGCATTTGCTGCTTCCATCGGTAAAGGTGCCACACTCCACAAACCTAAATTTTCTGAAGCCCTGCGTACTGGCCTGATCTTTGGTGCCATTGAAACGCTGACGCCGCTTATCGGTTGGGGGCTTGGCATGCTGGCCAGTCAGTTTGTGCTGGAGTGGAACCACTGGATCGCCTTTGTGCTGCTGGTATTCCTCGGCGGTCGAATGATCATCGAAGGTTTGCGCGGTAACAGTGATGACGATGAGGAGCCACTGCACCGCCACGGTTTCTGGCTACTGGTGACCACGGCGATTGCCACCAGCCTTGACGCAATGGCTGTGGGTGTCGGTCTGGCGTTCCTGCAGGTGAATATCATCGCCACCGCGTTGGCCATTGGCTGCGCGACGCTGATCATGTCGACGCTGGGAATAATGGTGGGTCGGTTTATCGGCCCGCTGTTGGGTAAGCGAGCCGAGATCCTGGGCGGTATTGTGTTGATTGGTATTGGTGCCCAAATTCTCTGGGCACACTTCGCAGGTTAA
- a CDS encoding PTS mannose/fructose/sorbose transporter subunit IIC, with protein sequence MEITTLQIVLVFVVACIAGMESVLDEFQFHRPLVACTLIGAVLGDMKTGIIIGGTLEMIALGWMNIGAAVAPDAALASIISTVLVIAGHQSIGAGIALAIPLAAAGQVLTIIVRTITVAFQHAADKAAENGNLTALSWIHVSSLFLQAMRIAIPAVIVAISVGTSEVQSMLNAIPEVVTGGLNIAGGMIVVVGYAMVINMMRAGYLMPFFYLGFVTAAFTNFNLVALGVIGAVMAILYIQLSPKYNRVAGAPAQAAGNNSLDNELD encoded by the coding sequence ATGGAGATTACCACTCTTCAGATTGTGCTGGTGTTCGTCGTCGCATGTATTGCGGGTATGGAATCCGTACTTGATGAATTTCAGTTCCACCGTCCGCTGGTGGCCTGTACGTTGATTGGTGCCGTACTCGGTGATATGAAAACCGGTATCATCATCGGTGGTACCCTGGAAATGATCGCCCTCGGCTGGATGAACATCGGTGCGGCAGTTGCGCCAGATGCTGCTCTGGCATCCATTATTTCAACCGTTCTGGTTATTGCCGGTCACCAAAGTATCGGTGCGGGTATTGCGCTGGCAATCCCACTGGCTGCTGCAGGCCAGGTATTGACCATCATCGTTCGTACTATCACCGTTGCCTTCCAGCACGCGGCAGATAAGGCGGCCGAAAATGGCAACCTCACGGCACTTTCCTGGATCCACGTCTCGTCCCTGTTCCTGCAGGCGATGCGTATCGCCATTCCGGCGGTTATCGTTGCCATCTCTGTCGGCACCAGTGAAGTACAGAGCATGCTGAACGCCATTCCAGAAGTCGTCACCGGCGGTCTGAACATTGCGGGCGGCATGATTGTGGTAGTTGGTTACGCAATGGTCATCAACATGATGCGTGCAGGCTACCTGATGCCATTCTTCTACCTTGGCTTCGTTACCGCTGCGTTCACCAACTTCAACCTGGTTGCTCTGGGTGTGATTGGTGCGGTTATGGCGATTCTCTACATCCAGCTCAGCCCGAAATATAACCGCGTTGCGGGTGCCCCAGCGCAGGCTGCTGGTAATAACTCCCTCGATAACGAACTGGACTAG